The Flavobacterium sp. M31R6 nucleotide sequence CCGAAACACTAAGGTCTTTCTCCACTAACCATCTGGCCGCATAACCGATCCGAATGTCATTAATATAATTGACAAATGTTTTTCCGGTGCGTTTTTTTATAAATCTATTAAAAGAAATCGTCGTCATGTTCGCCACGCCCGCTACTTCTTCCAGTGATAATTTTTCTGCAAAATTCTTTTGGATATAATCATAGATCAATTTCATTTTGTCATACTCTTCAAAAGTATCATTTTCAACGGTAAAAGTTGATAAAAGTCTTTGATTACGGGAGTTTGCGAGATCATATAATATGGAGATGATTTCCAAGAAATAATCCATCCCATCCAATTTGGATATCTTTATTAACCTCGGGGTGAGCATTTCGGCTACTTGATTTGAAAATAAAATACCATGTACCGAACGATTAAACATCTCCTTTATAGGTGTCATAATTCGCCTGGACAATAAAAATTCATGAAAAAGATCATTATGAAACTGGATTGTTATTTCGTGAATATCTTTGTTTTTACATTTATGCTGTTCCCAGCCATGATACAAATTAGGCCCAACCAATACCAACTCTATATCGTCAATCTCTTCTATATTGTCACCTACAACGCGTTTCACCCCTTTTCCGTTCAATATAAAATTGATTTCAAATTCGGGATGATAATGCACCGGATAATCAAATTCATCTTTAACTCTATCAAAAACCAAAAAACTATCTTGTGCTGCAAGTGGAACTATTTCTCTATGAAAATTTTTAAAAGCGCTCATAATTCATTTTTTTATTTGCAATAATAAGATATAAAATTGACAAAATAATATTAATCCAAAAGATGTTATTACTATATCTTTGAAAAATGGATTTATGTATTTTAAACTAAAAATATCATTAAAAAATACAAATCATTTTAAAGAGGTTATTTTTTTAATATTTTGACAAAAAATTAATAAAAACATAAAATTTTAACTTTAAAATTTTAATCATTTGATATTCAATTCGAATCGATCTTGATTATATTTTAAGCTAATAAAAACTCATTACAATAGATATGACAAAAACGAACTATATATTCTCACTTTTTTTAACTTTTAGTACATTTTACTCCTCTTACTCACAGAGCAGTGATACTAAATTATCATTATCTGACAAAAAAGCTACAAAAAATACCATACAGTTATATCAAAATTTATACAAAACAGCCAATAAAGGAATATTATTTGGTCATCAAGATGATTTGGCTTATGGTGTAAACTGGAAATACGAAGAAGGAAGAAGCGATGTAAAAGATGTTGTTGGAGACTATCCAGCAGTTTATGGATGGGATTTAGGAGGACTTGAAACTAAGTCAGATAAAAACATAGACGGTGTTCCTTTTGACAAAATGAGACAATACATCATTGACGGATACAACAGAGGAGGCATTATCACTATTAGTTGGCATTCTAATAATCCTTTAACAGATGGAAATGCTTGGGACACTACTCCAAAATCATTAGCTTCGGCTTTACCTGGAGGTCAAAGTCATGAAAAATACAAAGCTTGGTTAGACGAAGCTGCAAAATACATCTTAACTTTAAAGGATAAAAAAGGCAATTTAATTCCTTTGTTGTATCGCCCGTTTCATGAACTTACCGGAACTTGGTTTTGGTGGTGCAAAAACAATGGAAGTCCGGAAGAGTTTAAAAAACTTTGGAAATTCACTATTGATTATTTCCAAAAGAAAGGCGTTCATAATTTAATATATGTGTACAATACCGCCGATTTTAATTCTAGAGAAGATTTCTTGGAATACTATCCGGGTCCCGAATATGCTGATATTTTAAGTTTTGACAAATACATTTACAACGACCCTTTGAAGGATAATTCGTTTGTGGAAAATTGCCAAAGACAATTTGGAATAATAGACCAAATTGCCAAAGAGCAACATAAAATCATTGCTTTTGCAGAAACAGGTTATGAGGCCATTCCTTATGACAAATGGTGGACAGACACTTTGATGAAAGCAATGGGATCCTACAAAATATCCTATGTGTTAGTTTGGAGAAATCACGGCTGGCAAGAGAAAGAACAAAAAATGCATTATTATGCACCGTTCAAAGGACAAGTAAGTGAAAAAGATTTTATTCAATTTTACAATCTAGATAATACTCTTTTTGAAAAAGATGCCGCAAAAATAAACCTTTATAAAAAATAAAACCATGACAACAAACCCCAAGAAAGTAATGGATAGTAAAATCAGTTTAAAAGAAAAAGTTGGTTACGGATTAGGAGATGCCGCTTCCTCCATGTTTTGGAAAATTTTCAGCATGTATCTTATGTTTTTTTACACCGATGTCTTTGGGATAGCGCCTGCCGTGGTTGGAACCATGTTCTTGATTACCCGTATCTGGGATTCCTGCTTCGATCCATTGGTTGGAATTATTGCAGACCGTACCAAAAGCCGTTGGGGAAAATTCAGGCCTTATTTATTGTGGACGGCAATTCCATTTGCCATAATTGGAGTACTGACTTTTTACACTCCAGATTTTGACGAAAAAGGAAAAATAATATATGCATACGTTACTTATTCCTTAATGATGATGATCTATTCTATCATTAATGTGCCATACGCTTCCTTGCTGGGGGTAATGTCTGGTGACCGAAAAGAACGCACAACCCTTTCCTCCTATCGTATGGTTTTTGCCTTCGGCGGAAGTTTATTGGCTCTTTGGTTAATTGAACCATTAGTAAATCATTTTGGTGGAAGTTTAAGCTCCAAAACAGGCTGGTTATATACCATAATCGTTTTTGGAATCATTACTACGATATTCTTTTGGTCTTGTTTTTTCTTAACAAAAGAAAGAGTACTCCCTATAAATGATGAAAAACCAAATTTAAAAGAAGATTTAAACGATCTTCTTAAAAACAGACCTTGGTGGATTTTATTAGGTGCGGGAATTGGCGCTTTGGTATTCAATTCAATCCGTGATGGGGCTGCAGTTTATTATTTCAAATATTATGTAAGCAGTACCGTGAGTTATAGTTTCAACATTTTGGGAGAAAATTTTGCAATGACTCCAACCACACTTTATCTGGTATTGGGACAAGCCGCAAACATCATCGGTGTGATTGCAGCCACTCCGATTGCTAACAAAATTGGTAAAAAGAAAACTTTTTTTGGTGCTATGGCACTTGCTGCAATCTTAAGTATCTTTTTCTATTATATCGGAAAAGAGAACATCGTACTTATCATGGTTTTCCAAGTAATGATTAGTATTTGTGCAGGTTGCATCTTCCCATTAATCTGGTCTATGTATGCTGATAGTGCTGATTACTCCGAGTGGAAACAAGGAAGAAGAGCTACTGGTCTTATCTTTTCGGCTTCCTCAATGTCTCAAAAATTTGGTTGGACAATCGGTGGGGCTGCAACAGGATGGCTTTTAGGGTACTTTGGCTTCCAAGCAAACGTAGTGCAAACTATCACTGCACAAAACGGAATATTATTAATGCTGAGCATTCTTCCGGCAATTGCTGCAGCACTATCTGTACTTTTCATCCTATTCTACCCATTATCCGAAGAAAAACTGCAGACCATTGAAGACGAACTTAATCACAAAAGAAATTTAAACAAATAATACTTGATTTTAGAAAATTCAGTTATGAGCACTACAAAAATAAATGACGATTTAAAACATATAAAAATCGAACTCGACAAGCAATTCAATACTTTAATTCAAACAAAAAACGAACCACAAGACGGTATTGGAAACGGAATATACACTCGCTACAAAAACCCAGTTTTAACAGCCGCACACACACCGCTGGAATGGAGATTTGATTTTAATCCAAATACAAATCCATTGTTTTTGGAGAGAATTGCCATAAACGCCACATTCAATGCCGGAGCCATAAAATGGAATGACAAATACATCCTTGTTGCCCGCGTGGAAGGTGCCGACAGGAAATCATTCTTTGCTATTGCCGAAAGCCCAAATGGTGTTGACAATTTCAAATTTTGGGATAAACCTTGCGTGATTCCGCAAACGGAAGAACCAGACACCAATGTGTATGACATGCGCTTAATTGCCCATGAAGACGATTGGATTTATGGAATTTTCTGCACCGAAAGAAAAGATCCATCAGCGCCAAAAGGCGACACCAGTACTGCTATTGCCAATGCCGGAATTGTACGCACCAAAGATTTAATCAACTGGGAAAGATTACCCGATTTGATTTCGAATACAGGACAACAAAGAAATGTAGTTTTGCATCCAGAATATGTAAACGGAAAATATGCTTTATACACTCGTCCACAAGATGGTTTCATTGATGTAGGAAACGGTGGGGGAATTGGACTTGGCTTCGTGGAAGACATGACCAATCCTGTCGTAAATGAAGAAAAAATCATTTACGGAAAACAATATCATACTGTATATGAATTGAAAAATGGTCTTGGACCAGCTCCTATCAAAACTGAAAAAGGTTGGTTGCATTTAGCCCACGGTGTTCGTAATACTGCCGCCGGTTTGCGCTATACACTGTACATGTTCATGACGGATTTGAATGATATTGCAAAAGTAACACATGCTCCTGCCGGACACTTTATGGCACCAGAAGGCATTGAAAGAGTTGGAGATGTTTCCAATGTTTTATTTTCTAATGGATGGATTGAAGATAAAGATGGTACTGTTTATATCTATTATGCTTCTTCAGATACCAGAATGCACGTAGCGGTTTCATCTGTGGATAAACTGGTGGATTATGTTATCAATTCTCCAGAAGACACTTTTACATCTGCAGGTTCTGTCAATACAATTATCAAGCAAGTGAATAAAAACAAAGAAATTTCATAATTGTGCAAACCGATTTAAAAAATCTAAAAATAGAACTAAAGTTGGAGCTTCAAAGTATTCTTTCCTATTGGATGGAAAATACAATTGACACTAAAAATGGAGGTTTTATTGGTCAAATAGATTACAATAACACTAAAAATGAAGAAGCAGAAAAAGGGTCTGTATTAAATGCAAGATTGCTATGGACCTTTTCTGCTGCATATAAAATTTCAAATAACAAAGAACATTTAGAAATCGCAAAACGTGCTTTTGAATACATTTCGGAACACTTTTACGACACTGAATTTGGAGGCATTTTTTGGAGTATCAATTATGACGGGACTCCAAAAGACACCAAAAACCAAATTTATGCTTTGGCCTTTACCATTTATGGATTGAGCGAATATTATTCAATTTCCAAAGATGATAAAGCCTTGCAAATAGCCATTTCCTTGTATCAAAAAATTCAAAAACACAGTTACGACTCCTCAAAAGGCGGTTACCTTGAAGCTTTTACCCGTGACTGGCAACCTATTGAAGATTTACGCTTGAGCGAAAAAGACGCCAACGAAAAGAAAACAATGAATACCCATTTGCATATCGTTGAAGGATATGCTAATTTATATACGGTTTGGAAAGACGAATCGTTACGAAAGGTCATTATTGAATTATTGGAAACCATCGAAAAATATTTCATCAATACCGAAACAGGTCATTTACGATTGTTTTTTGATGAAAATTGGATAGAAAAGAAAGACGTTATCTCCTATGGTCACGACATTGAAGCAGCTTGGCTTTTATTGCAATGTGCCGAAATTTCAGGAGATTCAACATTAATTGCCAATTATAAAAAACATGCCATTCAAATTGCTGAAGTTACCAAAGAAGGAATTGACTCAGATGGCGGATTATGGTATGAATACAATCCAGAAACCAAAGAATTGATGGCCGAAAAACACTGGTGGCCACAAGCCGAATTGATGATTGGCTACTTTACTGTCTGGCAACTTTCCGGAGAACAAGAGTACCTGAACATTGTTTTCAAAAACTGGGACTTCACACAAAAGTATATTATTGACAAAGAAAAAGGAGAATGGTTTTGGGGAGTCTATGCTGATTATTCAACCATGGAAAAA carries:
- a CDS encoding glycoside hydrolase family 26 protein translates to MTKTNYIFSLFLTFSTFYSSYSQSSDTKLSLSDKKATKNTIQLYQNLYKTANKGILFGHQDDLAYGVNWKYEEGRSDVKDVVGDYPAVYGWDLGGLETKSDKNIDGVPFDKMRQYIIDGYNRGGIITISWHSNNPLTDGNAWDTTPKSLASALPGGQSHEKYKAWLDEAAKYILTLKDKKGNLIPLLYRPFHELTGTWFWWCKNNGSPEEFKKLWKFTIDYFQKKGVHNLIYVYNTADFNSREDFLEYYPGPEYADILSFDKYIYNDPLKDNSFVENCQRQFGIIDQIAKEQHKIIAFAETGYEAIPYDKWWTDTLMKAMGSYKISYVLVWRNHGWQEKEQKMHYYAPFKGQVSEKDFIQFYNLDNTLFEKDAAKINLYKK
- a CDS encoding AraC family transcriptional regulator gives rise to the protein MSAFKNFHREIVPLAAQDSFLVFDRVKDEFDYPVHYHPEFEINFILNGKGVKRVVGDNIEEIDDIELVLVGPNLYHGWEQHKCKNKDIHEITIQFHNDLFHEFLLSRRIMTPIKEMFNRSVHGILFSNQVAEMLTPRLIKISKLDGMDYFLEIISILYDLANSRNQRLLSTFTVENDTFEEYDKMKLIYDYIQKNFAEKLSLEEVAGVANMTTISFNRFIKKRTGKTFVNYINDIRIGYAARWLVEKDLSVSEVAFKSGFNNIANFNRSFKAFKKCTPSQYRDDFSGLKRIL
- a CDS encoding glycosidase — translated: MSTTKINDDLKHIKIELDKQFNTLIQTKNEPQDGIGNGIYTRYKNPVLTAAHTPLEWRFDFNPNTNPLFLERIAINATFNAGAIKWNDKYILVARVEGADRKSFFAIAESPNGVDNFKFWDKPCVIPQTEEPDTNVYDMRLIAHEDDWIYGIFCTERKDPSAPKGDTSTAIANAGIVRTKDLINWERLPDLISNTGQQRNVVLHPEYVNGKYALYTRPQDGFIDVGNGGGIGLGFVEDMTNPVVNEEKIIYGKQYHTVYELKNGLGPAPIKTEKGWLHLAHGVRNTAAGLRYTLYMFMTDLNDIAKVTHAPAGHFMAPEGIERVGDVSNVLFSNGWIEDKDGTVYIYYASSDTRMHVAVSSVDKLVDYVINSPEDTFTSAGSVNTIIKQVNKNKEIS
- a CDS encoding MFS transporter, coding for MTTNPKKVMDSKISLKEKVGYGLGDAASSMFWKIFSMYLMFFYTDVFGIAPAVVGTMFLITRIWDSCFDPLVGIIADRTKSRWGKFRPYLLWTAIPFAIIGVLTFYTPDFDEKGKIIYAYVTYSLMMMIYSIINVPYASLLGVMSGDRKERTTLSSYRMVFAFGGSLLALWLIEPLVNHFGGSLSSKTGWLYTIIVFGIITTIFFWSCFFLTKERVLPINDEKPNLKEDLNDLLKNRPWWILLGAGIGALVFNSIRDGAAVYYFKYYVSSTVSYSFNILGENFAMTPTTLYLVLGQAANIIGVIAATPIANKIGKKKTFFGAMALAAILSIFFYYIGKENIVLIMVFQVMISICAGCIFPLIWSMYADSADYSEWKQGRRATGLIFSASSMSQKFGWTIGGAATGWLLGYFGFQANVVQTITAQNGILLMLSILPAIAAALSVLFILFYPLSEEKLQTIEDELNHKRNLNK
- a CDS encoding AGE family epimerase/isomerase; translated protein: MQTDLKNLKIELKLELQSILSYWMENTIDTKNGGFIGQIDYNNTKNEEAEKGSVLNARLLWTFSAAYKISNNKEHLEIAKRAFEYISEHFYDTEFGGIFWSINYDGTPKDTKNQIYALAFTIYGLSEYYSISKDDKALQIAISLYQKIQKHSYDSSKGGYLEAFTRDWQPIEDLRLSEKDANEKKTMNTHLHIVEGYANLYTVWKDESLRKVIIELLETIEKYFINTETGHLRLFFDENWIEKKDVISYGHDIEAAWLLLQCAEISGDSTLIANYKKHAIQIAEVTKEGIDSDGGLWYEYNPETKELMAEKHWWPQAELMIGYFTVWQLSGEQEYLNIVFKNWDFTQKYIIDKEKGEWFWGVYADYSTMEKDKAGFWKCPYHNSRACIELIHRI